One window of Anaerolineales bacterium genomic DNA carries:
- a CDS encoding host specificity protein, which translates to MFIKENQTKKKLKAGRPVYGVISTTDDPQLAELFGLAGFDYYMLDAEHGLLDPAQVVNVIRACESVNMTPMVRIGSPDPKLVLQYLDAGMMGIMMPGLESASDVKMLIDAVKYPPIGKRGLGITRASGYVATGDKAVEYIDFANEQTMVITQFEDPTLIDRFDEMISQPGLDAVIVGPRDLSLNMGFKDGPAHPEVQSMIERAIAVCKKANVAVGITATTREVAEKEVSRGMTMILGVAQTLVLAGSKEFLLEKK; encoded by the coding sequence ATGTTCATCAAAGAAAATCAAACAAAAAAGAAATTGAAAGCCGGTCGGCCAGTCTATGGCGTGATCTCCACGACTGACGATCCGCAACTTGCCGAGTTATTCGGTCTTGCCGGTTTTGATTACTACATGCTCGACGCCGAGCACGGACTATTGGACCCCGCCCAAGTCGTGAATGTGATCCGCGCCTGCGAATCTGTGAACATGACCCCCATGGTGCGGATCGGCTCCCCGGATCCCAAACTCGTGCTGCAATATCTCGATGCAGGCATGATGGGCATTATGATGCCGGGACTTGAATCCGCCAGCGATGTGAAAATGCTGATCGACGCTGTGAAGTACCCGCCCATCGGGAAGCGCGGGCTTGGAATCACTCGCGCATCAGGTTATGTCGCGACCGGGGATAAGGCGGTCGAATACATCGATTTTGCCAATGAACAGACGATGGTCATCACTCAATTCGAAGACCCGACTTTGATCGACCGCTTCGACGAGATGATCTCCCAGCCCGGCTTGGATGCCGTCATCGTCGGTCCGCGTGACCTTTCGTTGAATATGGGCTTCAAAGACGGACCCGCTCACCCCGAAGTTCAGTCCATGATCGAACGGGCGATTGCCGTATGTAAAAAAGCGAACGTGGCGGTAGGGATTACTGCGACAACTCGCGAAGTTGCCGAAAAAGAGGTCAGCCGCGGCATGACCATGATCCTCGGCGTTGCTCAGACCCTGGTCCTGGCTGGCTCGAAAGAATTTTTACTCGAAAAGAAATAA